The following proteins come from a genomic window of Alnus glutinosa chromosome 10, dhAlnGlut1.1, whole genome shotgun sequence:
- the LOC133880618 gene encoding calmodulin-like protein 3 — translation MDPGELRRVFQMFDHNGDGRITKKELSDSLQNLGIYIPDKDLIQMIEKIDVNGDGYVDIDEFGALYQTIMDERDEEEDIKEAFNVFDQNGDGFITVEELRSVLASLGLKQGRTIEDCKRMIKKVDVDGDGMVNFKEFKQMMKGGGFAALSSS, via the coding sequence ATGGATCCTGGTGAGCTTCGACGTGTTTTTCAAATGTTTGATCACAACGGAGATGGCCGGATTACAAAGAAGGAGCTTAGCGATTCGTTACAGAACTTGGGGATCTATATCCCGGATAAGGATTTGATCCAAATGATCGAAAAAATCGATGTGAATGGAGATGGTTACGTTGATATTGATGAATTCGGAGCATTATATCAAACTATAATGGATGAGAGGGATGAGGAGGAGGACATAAAGGAGGCGTTCAATGTGTTTGATCAAAACGGAGACGGGTTTATCACGGTGGAGGAGTTGAGGTCGGTGTTGGCATCCTTGGGGCTGAAGCAAGGGAGGACCATAGAAGACTGCAAGAGGATGATTAAGAAGGTGGATGTGGATGGAGATGGGATGGTCAACTTCAAGGAGTTTAAGCAAATGATGAAAGGTGGAGGGTTTGCAGCCCTAAGTTCAAGTTAA
- the LOC133878825 gene encoding putative disease resistance RPP13-like protein 1 translates to MAEVALTATGLVLSPFLQVFFERMTSHEFDGFFRERKLKDRLIRKLKTSLWAVNAVLEDAEDRQFTETSVKEWLDELKDAVYDAEDILNEIATKDLQRKLDSEFGTNASKVRHFISDPFFVKKIQVKIKDALDRLEDLAKQILVLGLRAGVGGKPLERLPTTSLIEESNICGRNYDKEAIINSLLSDDASGSEIGVIAIVGMGGIGKTTLAQLVYNDTRVKEHFDLKVWVCVADPYDVFIVMKTILEAITPSPCDIKDLNQLQIQLSGTKDLNQLQIKLNEMLTGKKFLLVLDDVWDTTYAKWEVLSNAFKSGAQGSKVIVTTRDSEVARVMGAGATRPIMELSREDCWSLFVKYAFHDGNSNAYPELEAIGKQIVENCKGLPLAIKAIGALLRSKLNVDEWDKVLRSELWDLSIEETGILPALGLSYKYLSPNQKRCFAYCSIFPKDYAFKKDKLILLWMAEGFLPQPKNKTMEEVGDDYFLALVSRSLFQRSNHNEYKMHDLVIDLAKFISKQFTLSHEDESSREIGSNTRHFSYYSKKNPIVKFETFNEAKRLRTIVELNLFTDDVFYLSETQFLLPMIRNLRVLILSHRGNTSLPNSIGKLINLRYLDLSCTWIKRLPDSLCKLCNLQILNLSHCRDLVALPRDMHKLINLQRLNLSNCWDLAALPIDVHKLINLRHLDIDETKIMEMPINLGKLKCLQTLTKFMVGKHSGSCIGELGKLTNLRGSLSILELQNVESPNDAKNVNLRDKKYLEKLVLKWIVDTNASESHIIVLDGLQPHSSLKSLTINGYGGKSFPDWVGYPSFSNIASLHLRNCNHCCSLPPLGQLPSLQVLSIVGLDGVVIVGREFYGSGSSSMKPFEVLKDLKFENMLKWEEWFSFDTENIGGAFPQLKKLYIKDCPKLTGVLPVHLPCLVKLDIHECPQLVASLPRASSQCKMMVENCNTVVLFNESPTGIQELEIRQFDAVELTIRSCMKLELPMHLGYSSLEYLLLDGCDYLKSFPLDLFPNLRRLEIWGCGNLESLTVREQHKHDLLLSLIDINGCPNFVYFPKGGLHAPSLKEFCITNCGSLPSLPNKMHILLPSLKKLYIQDCPEVESFPKGGLPSNLNEIHIENCEKLFASWMGWGLQKLPSVRIFKIRSKSEDVVSFPGVGLLPTSLTYLCIKCFPNLKYLDNKGLQHLTALEKLEIGSCPKLECMPEDGLPASLSTLNIFFCPLLKKEYQKKEGKEWRKIAHIQHKWIE, encoded by the coding sequence ATGGCTGAGGTTGCACTTACAGCTACAGGCCTAGTTCTCTCTCCCTTCCTGCAAGTGTTTTTTGAAAGAATGACTTCTCACGAGTTCGATGGCTTCTTTCGGGAGCGAAAACTCAAAGACAGACTCATAAGGAAGTTGAAGACATCATTGTGGGCAGTGAATGCAGTGCTAGAAGACGCGGAGGACAGACAATTTACGGAGACTAGTGTGAAAGAGTGGCTCGATGAACTGAAAGATGCTGTCTATGATGCAGAGGACATCTTGAACGAGATTGCTACCAAAGACTTGCAGCGCAAGTTGGATTCTGAATTTGGAACCAATGCAAGTAAGGTACGACACTTTATCTCTGAtcctttttttgtcaaaaagatACAAGTGAAGATAAAAGATGCACTTGACAGATTGGAAGATCTAGCAAAACAAATACTTGTTTTGGGTCTGAGAGCAGGTGTTGGAGGGAAACCATTAGAAAGACTGCCCACGACTTCTTTGATTGAAGAATCTAATATTTGTGGTAGGAATTATGATAAGGAGGCTATAATTAACTCGTTGCTCTCTGATGATGCGAGTGGCAGTGAGATAGGTGTGATTGCCATAGTTGGCATGGGAGGGATTGGAAAGACCACCCTTGCTCAGTTAGTATATAATGATACTAGGGTGAAGGAGCATTTTGACCTCAAAGTATGGGTTTGTGTTGCAGACCCATATGACGTGTTCATTGTAATGAAAACAATTCTGGAGGCAATAACTCCGTCACCTTGTGATATTAAGGATCTGAATCAGCTGCAAATTCAACTCAGTGGTACTAAGGATCTGAATCAGCTTCAAATTAAACTCAATGAGATGTTGACAGGAAAGAAATTCCTACTTGTTTTAGATGATGTTTGGGATACGACTTATGCCAAATGGGAGGTCTTAAGTAATGCTTTTAAATCTGGGGCACAAGGAAGTAAGGTCATCGTAACAACACGCGATTCCGAGGTTGCAAGAGTCATGGGCGCTGGTGCAACTCGTCCTATAATGGAGTTATCAAGAGAAGATTGTTGGTCACTATTTGTAAAATATGCATTCCACGATGGTAACTCTAATGCATATCCAGAACTAGAAGCAATAGGAAAACAAATTGTAGAAAATTGCAAAGGCCTACCTTTAGCAATCAAGGCGATTGGGGCTCTCTTGCGGTCTAAATTAAATGTTGATGAATGGGATAAGGTATTGAGAAGTGAATTATGGGATTTATCAATTGAGGAGACAGGCATACTTCCTGCTCTAGGATTAAGTTATAAATATCTTTCGCCAAATCAAAAGCGATGCTTTGCATACTGCTCCATATTCCCAAAGGATTATGCTTTCAAAAAGGACAAACTAATCTTATTATGGATGGCAGAAGGTTTCTTGCcgcaacccaaaaacaaaacaatggaagAAGTTGGTGATGATTACTTCCTTGCTCTTGTATCAAGATCATTATTCCAACGatcaaatcacaatgaatataaAATGCATGATCTTGTCATCGATTTGGCAAAATTTATATCTAAACAATTCACTTTAAGCCATGAAGATGAAAGTTCTCGTGAAATTGGAAGCAATACTCGCCATTTCTCgtattattccaaaaaaaatcctATTGTGAAATTTGAGACCTTTAATGAGGCTAAGAGGTTGCGCACTATTGTAGAATTAAATCTCTTTACGGATGATGTGTTCTACCTTTCtgaaacccaatttttattacCAATGATAAGAAACCTACGGGTGCTCATTCTATCTCACCGTGGGAACACAAGTTTGCCCAATTCGattggtaaacttataaatctACGTTATTTGGACCTTTCTTGCACTTGGATTAAACGGTTGCCTGATTCCTTATGTAAGTTGTGCAACTTGCAAATATTGAATTTATCACATTGTAGGGATCTTGTTGCCTTGCCAAGAGATATGCATAAACTCATTAATTTGCAAAGATTGAATTTATCAAATTGTTGGGATCTTGCTGCCTTGCCAATAGATGTGCATAAACTCATTAATTTGCGTCATCTTGATATTGATGAAACTAAGATAATGGAGATGCCCATAAATCTGGGTAAACTAAAATGTCTTCAAACGTTAACTAAATTTATGGTGGGCAAACATAGTGGATCTTGCATTGGAGAGCTAGGGAAACTTACAAATCTTCGGGGATCGCTTTCTATTTTGGAGCTCCAAAATGTTGAATCTCCCAATGATGCTAAGAATGTAAACTTGAGGGATAAGAAGTACCTTGAGAAGTTGGTATTGAAGTGGATAGTTGATACTAATGCTTCAGAAAGTCATATAATTGTACTTGATGGTCTCCAGCCTCATTCAAGCTTGAAAAGCCTTACTATCAATGGCTATGGTGGTAAAAGTTTTCCAGATTGGGTAGGGTATCCTTCATTCTCTAATATAGCATCACTTCATCTACGAAACTGTAACCACTGTTGCAGCTTGCCACCGCTTGGGCAACTGCCCTCTTTGCAGGTTCTCTCTATTGTTGGGTTGGATGGAGTTGTTATAGTGGGTCGTGAGTTTTATGGCAGTGGATCTTCTTCAATGAAGCCATTTGAAGTCTTGAAAGATCTAAAGTTCGAGAATATGTTGAAGTGGGAGGAATGGTTTTCTTTTGACACTGAAAATATAGGTGGAGCTTTTCCTCAACTTAAAAAGCTTTATATTAAGGACTGCCCTAAGCTAACAGGAGTTTTGCCTGTCCATCTTCCTTGTTTAGTCAAACTTGACATTCATGAATGTCCCCAGCTAGTGGCTTCACTCCCTAGGGCTTCTTCTCAATGTAAAATGATGGTTGAAAATTGCAATACGGTGGTTCTATTCAATGAATCACCAACTGGAATACAGGAGCTCGAAATTCGACAATTTGATGCAGTAGAGCTTACCATCCGAAGTTGTATGAAGTTGGAGCTCCCAATGCACCTGGGCTATTCATCCCttgaatatttgttgttggaCGGTTGTGATTATCTCAAGTCTTTTCCATTAGATTTATTCCCAAACCTTCGTCGTCTCGAAATCTGGGGTTGTGGGAATCTAGAATCTCTTACAGTTCGAGAACAACATAAACATGATCTACTCCTCTCGCTAATAGACATCAATGGATGCCctaattttgtatattttccaAAAGGAGGACTGCATGCCCCCAGCCTTAAAGAGTTTTGCATCACCAATTGTGGGAGTCTGCCATCACTACCTAACAAGATGCACATACTTCTTCCATCTCTGAAGAAATTGTATATACAAGATTGTCCGGAAGTTGAGTCATTTCCCAAAGGGGGCTTGCCGTCCAATTTGAATGAAATTCACATCGAAAATTGTGAGAAACTCTTTGCGAGCTGGATGGGGTGGGGTTTGCAAAAACTCCCGTCTGTTAGAATATTCAAAATCCGTAGCAAATCTGAAGATGTGGTGTCCTTTCCAGGGGTGGGGTTGCTGCCTACCAGTCTTACTTATCTTTGCATCAAatgctttccaaatttgaaatatttggaCAACAAGGGGCTTCAACACCTCACTGCTCTTGAAAAATTGGAGATCGGGAGCTGCCCTAAGCTCGAGTGCATGCCAGAAGATGGGCTGCCTGCCTCCCTTTCTACTCTAAATATCTTCTTTTGTCCTTTGTTAAAGAAAGAGTAtcagaagaaagaaggaaaagaatggCGTAAGATTGCTCACATCCAGCACAAATGGATTGAATGA